The Aphis gossypii isolate Hap1 unplaced genomic scaffold, ASM2018417v2 Contig00050, whole genome shotgun sequence genomic interval AGGTATCTGAAAGTATCTCTTCTGTATCCTTGTCTAAATCAGGATGAACTAGAGCTACGTAGTCATTACACACCATTACATTTCCAAGAGCAGATAAACGTTCTTCCACACGCTGTACTTTGACATTATCGGGCAATGAGTTGCGTATGTGTTGTAATTCAGTGTCAGTAGTAGAATTAGGCAATAGTAACCCGTTTTTATTGCCAACTGTCATACGGCCGACAATACGACATCCAGCAACAGATGCGTGAATAACTGGTATAATATCAGATAATTCTGATTCAAATACACTATAAAATGTTTCTGAAGCTCCAATCCCAACCAAACAATAGGAATTTGTCAACTTGCTGAATACCCCTATTTCGTTGTTGTTTTCAAACTGTGCTC includes:
- the LOC126553027 gene encoding eukaryotic translation initiation factor 6-like, producing the protein MAVRAQFENNNEIGVFSKLTNSYCLVGIGASETFYSVFESELSDIIPVIHASVAGCRIVGRMTVGNKNGLLLPNSTTDTELQHIRNSLPDNVKVQRVEERLSALGNVMVCNDYVALVHPDLDKDTEEILSDTLNVEVYRQTVASNCLVGSYCAISNQGGLVHPKTTVEDLDELSGLIQVPLVAGTVNRGSDVIGAGMVVNDWCAVCGTDTTSTEISVIDSIFKLDPDGVHKMKKLKGPLIDSIKAS